One window from the genome of Oceanisphaera sp. IT1-181 encodes:
- a CDS encoding DUF2955 domain-containing protein produces the protein MELTQDKLRICLRVAFASAAGLLISKLLNWNFGVFFTVYPMLLLGMIPVLNRFIALQFIASSLLTSLEIMILPSLLHNWPPAFTVVVFCLFLGRFLLMAKGPLMLFGASGCVSLSIMLHFSSYEHFSLTDMAIMNITASVLSVALAYIGYAFLPNKEPLVTRAAPAKSNNQIRHQALLGAIVATVSFTVFQSVDLVDSLSAQVATVLILFPMSFMGAVESGRMRCIGTLLGCALGLLTQVFLYSHYHNLVLLSLSFWLCAMVFARWHVKEGVSGIGFAGLTTTGILFGQYISPEHDLVYSALYRMSSMTIAILITLCCVYLVHKILNLFPSTRHEITS, from the coding sequence ATGGAATTAACCCAAGATAAGTTGCGCATCTGCTTGCGCGTCGCCTTTGCCAGTGCCGCCGGCTTATTAATTAGTAAGTTGCTGAACTGGAACTTTGGCGTATTTTTTACCGTGTATCCCATGTTGCTGTTAGGCATGATACCGGTGTTAAATCGCTTTATCGCGCTGCAGTTTATTGCTTCTTCTTTGCTGACCTCGCTGGAAATCATGATCTTGCCCAGCCTGCTGCATAACTGGCCACCGGCCTTTACCGTGGTGGTATTTTGTCTGTTTTTAGGTCGTTTTTTATTGATGGCCAAAGGCCCACTGATGTTATTTGGTGCTTCAGGCTGCGTCAGTTTAAGTATCATGCTGCATTTTTCCAGTTACGAGCACTTTAGTCTCACCGACATGGCCATCATGAACATTACTGCTTCGGTATTGTCGGTGGCTCTGGCTTATATTGGCTACGCCTTCTTGCCCAATAAAGAGCCATTGGTGACACGGGCGGCACCGGCTAAGAGCAATAACCAGATCCGCCATCAGGCCTTGCTCGGCGCTATTGTGGCCACCGTAAGCTTTACGGTATTTCAATCGGTGGACTTAGTGGACTCACTGTCGGCGCAAGTGGCGACCGTATTAATACTATTCCCAATGAGCTTTATGGGGGCAGTGGAGTCTGGGCGCATGCGCTGCATTGGTACCTTATTAGGCTGCGCACTGGGCTTATTAACACAGGTGTTCTTATACAGTCATTATCATAATCTAGTGCTGCTTAGCCTGTCGTTTTGGCTGTGCGCCATGGTGTTTGCCCGCTGGCACGTTAAAGAAGGCGTATCCGGTATCGGCTTCGCCGGACTCACCACCACCGGTATCTTGTTCGGCCAATATATCTCACCAGAGCATGACTTAGTCTACAGCGCCTTATACCGCATGAGCTCCATGACCATCGCCATCTTAATCACCCTGTGCTGTGTGTATTTAGTGCATAAGATCTTGAATCTGTTTCCTTCTACTCGACATGAGATTACGAGCTAA
- a CDS encoding HlyD family secretion protein encodes MTPEQSFSRWVKIALSAFFVLFGYFVIADNYFPMTTEARIQRYVIPVSSRVSGQVNQVHVVNNQQVEPGQVLFSLDDSDYALAAKRSELALAQAKSEQQKTQSGLAEIKAELHQSELQAKEQSREAARIARLFKLGHMSKQQLEQANTKVSLAREASAVSRARQQEVEQGQAVASIMVQQAEVALSQARVDLDRTQVRAETPGRIGNLQLRQGQHATAGQPLMALISDQGWVTADLREKSLRHVKAGTPADVIFDALPGQVFKGHVLSIESGVREGQESADGLLAQTVSSDRWVRDAQRLRTNIELDEAWPELATGAKATVQLYPTDNFIFNGLAVMQARVVSVLRYLY; translated from the coding sequence ATGACACCAGAACAAAGTTTTAGCCGTTGGGTAAAAATCGCATTAAGCGCATTTTTTGTGCTGTTTGGCTATTTTGTGATAGCCGATAATTATTTTCCTATGACCACGGAAGCGCGCATTCAGCGCTACGTAATACCCGTATCGTCACGGGTATCCGGCCAAGTAAATCAAGTACATGTGGTGAATAACCAGCAAGTAGAGCCGGGTCAGGTGTTGTTTTCACTGGATGACAGTGATTATGCCTTAGCGGCCAAGCGCAGTGAATTAGCGCTCGCCCAAGCTAAATCTGAGCAGCAAAAAACTCAGTCTGGTCTTGCCGAAATTAAAGCTGAGCTGCATCAAAGTGAGCTGCAAGCCAAAGAGCAGAGCCGTGAAGCGGCGCGCATTGCGCGCTTATTCAAGCTGGGTCATATGTCAAAGCAGCAACTGGAGCAGGCCAACACCAAAGTTAGCTTAGCGCGAGAAGCTAGCGCCGTGTCCAGAGCCCGTCAACAAGAAGTGGAGCAGGGGCAGGCGGTGGCCAGCATCATGGTACAACAAGCCGAAGTGGCCTTGAGTCAGGCGCGCGTTGACTTGGATCGCACGCAAGTGCGCGCAGAAACGCCCGGGCGCATTGGTAACTTACAGTTACGCCAAGGCCAGCATGCCACTGCGGGCCAACCGCTGATGGCGCTGATCTCTGATCAAGGCTGGGTGACTGCGGATTTACGAGAAAAAAGCCTCCGTCACGTAAAAGCTGGCACGCCTGCGGATGTTATTTTTGATGCACTGCCTGGCCAAGTATTTAAGGGGCATGTGCTCAGTATCGAAAGCGGCGTGCGGGAAGGCCAAGAATCGGCAGATGGCTTATTGGCGCAAACCGTCAGTTCGGACCGCTGGGTACGTGATGCGCAGCGCCTGCGCACCAATATCGAACTTGACGAGGCTTGGCCTGAATTAGCTACCGGCGCCAAAGCTACGGTGCAGTTGTACCCCACGGATAACTTTATTTTTAATGGCTTGGCCGTGATGCAAGCGCGCGTGGTCAGCGTATTGCGTTACCTTTATTAA
- the slyA gene encoding transcriptional regulator SlyA, protein MKTLGMALSCLVRQWRWVNDERLKPLGLTQSRWITLSHLKYEDGMQQHQLARLVGVESPSLVRTLDGLESLSLVERRPCENDRRGKTVHLTDTASELVTEMDLILDDTRAQVLAGLSAQEIKEFTRMVEHINGNLHRLTNHKG, encoded by the coding sequence ATGAAAACTTTAGGCATGGCGCTTTCTTGCTTAGTACGACAGTGGCGCTGGGTAAATGATGAACGACTAAAGCCATTAGGCCTCACCCAAAGCCGCTGGATTACGCTGAGTCATCTAAAATATGAAGATGGTATGCAGCAGCATCAGCTGGCGCGCTTGGTGGGCGTAGAAAGTCCTTCGTTAGTACGCACCCTCGATGGCTTAGAGAGCTTAAGCTTGGTGGAGCGTCGCCCCTGTGAAAATGACAGACGCGGTAAAACCGTGCATTTAACTGATACCGCCAGCGAGCTGGTGACGGAAATGGATTTGATACTGGACGACACGCGAGCACAGGTATTAGCGGGCTTAAGCGCACAAGAAATCAAAGAGTTCACGCGCATGGTCGAGCATATTAATGGCAACTTGCACCGGCTAACAAATCACAAAGGCTAA
- the glnA gene encoding glutamate--ammonia ligase, which yields MSIDTVMDMIKEHDVKFIDLRFTDIKGKEQHISFPVGQVNDDFFEEGKMFDGSSMAAWKTIHESDMVLMPDPSSAVMDPFTDDSTLIIRCDILEPGTMLGYDRDPRSIARRAEEYLTATGIADTVLIGPEPEFFLFDDVRFHTDMSGSFFKVDDVEAKWNSGREYAGGNKGHRPGVKGGYFPVAPIDSSQDIRSAMCLVMEEMGLVVEAHHHEVATAGQNEIACKFNSLTLKADEIQIYKYVVHNVAHAFNKTATFMPKPLVGDNGSGMHVHQSLARNGVNLFAGDLYGGLSEMALFYIGGIIKHARALNAITNPSTNSYKRLVPGFEAPVMLAYSARNRSASIRIPLVNSPKARRIETRFPDPAANPYLCFAALLMAGLDGIQNKIHPGDAMDKDLYDLPPEEAAEIPTVATSLDNALDCLNEDREFLTRGGVFSDEFIDAFIKLKRAEAQTVNMAVHPLEYELYYSV from the coding sequence ATGTCAATAGACACTGTAATGGACATGATAAAGGAACACGATGTTAAATTCATCGATTTACGCTTTACCGACATCAAAGGTAAGGAACAGCATATCAGCTTTCCGGTCGGGCAGGTAAACGACGATTTCTTTGAAGAAGGAAAAATGTTCGATGGTTCCTCTATGGCAGCATGGAAAACCATTCATGAGTCAGACATGGTATTAATGCCCGACCCAAGCTCAGCGGTCATGGATCCTTTTACCGATGACTCCACGCTGATTATCCGTTGCGACATTCTTGAGCCAGGCACCATGCTCGGCTACGACCGTGACCCGCGCTCTATTGCCCGCCGCGCCGAAGAATATCTTACCGCCACCGGCATCGCCGATACGGTATTAATTGGCCCAGAGCCAGAATTCTTCTTATTCGATGACGTGCGTTTTCATACCGATATGTCTGGCAGCTTCTTTAAAGTTGACGACGTTGAAGCCAAATGGAATTCAGGTCGTGAATACGCGGGCGGCAATAAAGGCCACCGCCCAGGCGTGAAAGGCGGCTACTTCCCAGTAGCGCCTATCGACTCATCTCAAGATATTCGCTCTGCCATGTGCTTAGTGATGGAAGAAATGGGCTTAGTGGTTGAAGCACACCACCATGAAGTAGCCACCGCCGGCCAGAACGAGATTGCCTGTAAATTTAATAGCCTAACGCTAAAAGCCGATGAAATTCAAATCTACAAATACGTAGTGCATAACGTGGCCCATGCCTTTAATAAAACCGCCACTTTTATGCCTAAGCCATTGGTGGGCGATAACGGCTCTGGCATGCACGTGCATCAGTCGCTGGCCAGAAACGGCGTTAACCTGTTTGCCGGCGACTTATACGGCGGCTTATCAGAAATGGCCTTGTTCTATATCGGCGGCATCATTAAACATGCTCGCGCGCTTAACGCCATTACCAACCCTTCCACTAACTCTTATAAGCGTTTGGTACCTGGCTTTGAAGCGCCGGTAATGCTGGCTTATTCGGCTCGTAACCGCTCGGCGTCCATTCGTATTCCTTTGGTAAACTCGCCAAAAGCACGCCGCATTGAGACTCGCTTTCCGGATCCGGCCGCCAACCCTTACTTGTGCTTTGCCGCACTATTAATGGCAGGCTTAGACGGCATTCAAAATAAGATTCATCCAGGCGATGCCATGGATAAAGACTTGTATGACTTGCCACCAGAAGAAGCAGCCGAAATTCCAACTGTGGCTACTTCATTAGATAATGCATTGGATTGCCTAAACGAAGACCGTGAGTTCTTAACTCGTGGCGGCGTATTCAGCGATGAGTTTATCGATGCCTTTATTAAACTAAAGCGCGCCGAAGCCCAGACCGTTAACATGGCCGTGCACCCGCTGGAATATGAGCTGTACTATTCTGTATAG
- the glnG gene encoding nitrogen regulation protein NR(I) yields the protein MTAQVWIVDDDSAIRWVLERAMANANLSYQSFSDGHSLLAALEQAVLKQAPPQVVVSDIRMPELDGLALLTRIHQQVPALPVIIMTAHSDLDSAVQAYQHGAFEYLPKPFDIDHALTLVHRAIIHGQEQQAPSAAQTISRTPQIIGEAPAMQAVFRAIGRLARSSIAVLINGQSGTGKELVAKALHKHSPRAKQPFIALNMAAIPKDLIESELFGHEKGAFTGANSIRQGRFEQANGGTLFLDEIGDMPLEVQTRLLRVLADGQFYRVGGQQALTVDVRIIAATHQDLELKVSAGDFREDLFHRLNVIRILMPALFERAQDIPQLAAHFLAQAANELSVEAKSLHPDTVAYLQTLPWPGNVRQLENVCRWLTVMASGQEVLVGDLPEELQANAPPALPATHPVSQADTQTNQVPDWRLHLQLWAEQEFSQGREALLTDVLPEVEQILLDCALAHSHGHKQAAAKLLGWGRNTLTRKLKE from the coding sequence ATGACAGCACAAGTGTGGATAGTAGATGACGACAGCGCCATTCGTTGGGTATTGGAGCGCGCCATGGCTAACGCCAATCTGAGCTACCAAAGCTTTAGTGATGGCCACAGTTTATTAGCCGCCCTTGAACAGGCCGTACTCAAACAAGCGCCGCCGCAAGTGGTGGTGTCTGATATTCGTATGCCTGAATTGGACGGCTTGGCGCTATTAACGCGTATTCATCAGCAAGTGCCGGCCTTACCGGTGATCATCATGACCGCCCATTCGGACTTAGACAGTGCAGTACAGGCTTATCAGCATGGCGCCTTCGAATACCTGCCCAAGCCCTTTGATATCGACCACGCGCTGACCTTAGTACATAGAGCCATCATTCATGGCCAAGAGCAGCAGGCACCAAGTGCTGCGCAAACCATCAGCCGCACACCGCAAATCATCGGCGAAGCTCCCGCCATGCAAGCGGTGTTTCGGGCCATAGGTCGGCTGGCCCGCTCTTCGATTGCGGTGTTAATCAACGGCCAAAGCGGTACCGGTAAAGAGTTGGTGGCCAAGGCGCTGCACAAGCATAGCCCGCGCGCCAAGCAGCCTTTTATTGCGCTGAATATGGCGGCGATTCCTAAAGACTTGATTGAATCAGAATTATTCGGCCATGAAAAAGGCGCCTTTACCGGTGCCAATAGTATTCGCCAAGGGCGCTTTGAGCAGGCCAACGGCGGCACCTTGTTTCTCGATGAGATTGGCGACATGCCATTAGAAGTACAAACGCGACTGCTGCGCGTATTGGCGGACGGTCAATTTTATCGGGTCGGCGGCCAGCAAGCACTGACTGTCGATGTACGCATTATTGCCGCTACCCATCAAGACTTAGAGCTCAAAGTCAGTGCGGGGGATTTTAGAGAAGACTTATTTCATCGACTGAATGTGATCCGCATCTTGATGCCCGCACTCTTTGAGCGTGCACAAGATATTCCGCAGCTGGCCGCACACTTTTTAGCCCAAGCCGCCAATGAGCTGAGCGTGGAAGCAAAAAGCCTGCATCCCGACACAGTAGCGTATCTGCAAACGCTACCTTGGCCGGGTAATGTGCGCCAGTTAGAAAACGTCTGCCGTTGGCTAACGGTGATGGCCTCAGGCCAAGAAGTGCTCGTCGGCGACTTGCCCGAAGAATTACAAGCCAACGCACCGCCTGCATTGCCAGCCACGCATCCTGTTTCTCAAGCCGACACACAAACCAACCAAGTCCCCGATTGGCGCTTACACTTACAGCTATGGGCCGAGCAAGAATTTAGCCAAGGCCGAGAGGCATTGTTAACGGACGTACTACCGGAAGTGGAGCAAATCTTGCTGGATTGTGCGCTTGCGCATAGCCATGGTCATAAGCAAGCCGCCGCCAAACTACTGGGCTGGGGTCGCAACACGCTGACGCGAAAGCTCAAAGAATAA
- the typA gene encoding translational GTPase TypA, giving the protein MLENLRNIAIIAHVDHGKTTLVDKLLQQSGTLESRGEAEDRVMDSNDIERERGITILAKNTAIRWTSPTDAQEYRINIVDTPGHADFGGEVERVLSMVDSVLLLVDAQEGPMPQTRFVTQKAFAQGLKPIVIINKVDKPGARPDWVLDQIFDLFDNLGATDDQLDFQVIYASGINGWASLDVDAPEPDMTTLFQTVVDQVPVPDANQDGTLQMQISQIDYSSYVGVIGIGRIKRGTVRPNQQVTIIGADGKTRNGKVGLVMGYLGLQRTETTEGTAGDIIAITGLGELKISDTVCAVGAVEALPPLSVDEPTVTMTFQVNNSPFAGKDGKYVTSRNIKERLDSELVHNVALRVEQGSDPDKFRVSGRGELHLGILIENMRREGFELAVSRPEVILKTENGVKLEPFENLTVDIEEGNQGSVMEKLGERKAELTNMVPDGKGRVRIDFTIPARGLIGFQTEFMTLTSGSGLLNHSFDHYGPHKGGTIGARTNGVLISNGMGKASAYSLFNIQERGRLFIDHATEVYEGMVIGIHSRANDLTVNCIKGKQLTNVRASGTDEALTLVTPIKMTLEQSLEFISDDELVEVTPNHLRIRKRGLTENERKRSGRD; this is encoded by the coding sequence ATGTTAGAAAATTTACGTAATATCGCAATCATAGCTCACGTTGACCATGGTAAGACTACTCTGGTAGACAAGCTGTTGCAGCAATCTGGAACCCTAGAGAGCCGCGGCGAAGCAGAAGACCGAGTCATGGACTCCAACGACATCGAGCGGGAACGCGGCATTACCATTCTTGCCAAGAACACCGCGATTCGTTGGACTTCTCCTACTGATGCTCAAGAATACCGCATCAACATAGTAGACACCCCAGGACACGCCGACTTCGGTGGTGAAGTGGAGCGCGTACTGTCTATGGTTGATTCCGTATTGTTGCTGGTTGACGCCCAAGAAGGCCCAATGCCACAAACGCGTTTTGTAACTCAAAAAGCGTTTGCTCAAGGCCTAAAGCCAATCGTTATCATCAACAAAGTTGATAAGCCAGGCGCTCGTCCTGACTGGGTATTGGACCAAATTTTCGACTTGTTCGATAACTTAGGTGCCACCGACGATCAGCTGGACTTCCAAGTCATTTATGCTTCTGGCATCAACGGTTGGGCTTCTTTAGATGTGGACGCGCCTGAGCCAGACATGACCACGCTGTTCCAAACTGTTGTTGACCAAGTACCGGTTCCTGATGCGAACCAAGACGGTACGCTGCAGATGCAGATCTCTCAGATCGATTACTCCTCTTATGTAGGCGTTATCGGCATTGGTCGTATCAAGCGCGGTACCGTTAGGCCTAACCAGCAGGTCACCATTATTGGTGCCGATGGCAAGACCCGTAACGGTAAAGTCGGCTTAGTGATGGGCTACTTAGGCCTGCAACGTACCGAAACCACTGAAGGTACTGCCGGTGACATCATCGCCATTACTGGTTTGGGCGAGCTGAAAATCTCTGACACCGTATGTGCTGTGGGCGCTGTTGAAGCCTTGCCGCCATTGTCTGTAGATGAGCCTACCGTAACCATGACCTTCCAGGTGAATAACTCACCGTTTGCTGGTAAAGACGGCAAGTATGTTACTTCACGTAACATCAAGGAGCGTTTGGACTCAGAGCTGGTACACAACGTAGCATTGCGCGTTGAGCAAGGTTCAGATCCAGATAAGTTCCGCGTATCTGGCCGTGGTGAGCTGCACTTGGGCATCTTGATCGAAAACATGCGTCGTGAAGGCTTCGAGCTGGCAGTATCTCGCCCAGAAGTAATCTTGAAAACAGAAAACGGCGTTAAGTTAGAACCTTTCGAGAACCTGACCGTAGATATCGAAGAAGGCAACCAAGGCTCCGTCATGGAGAAGTTGGGCGAGCGTAAAGCTGAACTGACCAACATGGTGCCAGATGGTAAGGGTCGCGTACGTATCGACTTTACTATCCCAGCACGTGGCTTGATCGGTTTCCAAACTGAATTTATGACCCTGACTTCAGGTTCTGGTTTGTTGAACCACAGCTTCGACCATTACGGCCCGCACAAAGGCGGTACCATTGGTGCTCGTACTAACGGCGTACTGATTTCTAACGGTATGGGCAAGGCTTCTGCCTACTCACTGTTTAACATTCAGGAACGTGGCCGTTTGTTTATCGACCACGCTACCGAAGTGTACGAAGGCATGGTAATCGGTATTCACAGCCGTGCTAACGACCTGACTGTTAACTGCATCAAAGGTAAGCAGCTGACCAACGTTCGTGCTTCTGGTACTGATGAAGCGCTGACCCTGGTTACGCCTATCAAGATGACCCTTGAGCAATCACTGGAATTCATCAGTGATGACGAGCTGGTTGAAGTAACGCCAAACCACTTACGTATTCGTAAGCGCGGTTTGACTGAAAACGAGCGTAAGCGCTCTGGTCGCGATTAA
- the add gene encoding adenosine deaminase: MIDDRLPLLDLHRHLDGNIRPNTILELGQRFKMQLPANTLAGLRPHVQVQDNAPDLLSFLAKLDWGVKVLGNYDACRRVAYENIEDLSQAGIHYAELRFSPSYMAMHHELDPQGVVEAVLDGVAAGSRDFGIPVNLIGIMSRTFGQAACEQELAACLAYKDRLVAMDLAGDELGFPGELFVAHFKRVRDAGLRVTVHAGEAAGSSSIWQAIKELGAERIGHGVNAIEDEALLDYLAEHDIGIESCLTSNLQTSTITDLSVHPIHTFLARDIRVCLNTDDPAVQGIELRHEYSTAAKAAGLTPAHIRRCQENGLAMAFMSVEQRASLTAAVN; encoded by the coding sequence ATGATTGACGACCGCTTGCCGTTATTAGATTTGCATCGGCATTTAGACGGTAATATTCGCCCGAATACCATTCTAGAGCTGGGTCAACGCTTTAAGATGCAGCTGCCCGCCAATACGCTGGCGGGCCTGCGCCCTCATGTGCAGGTGCAAGATAATGCACCGGATTTATTATCGTTTCTGGCCAAGCTCGACTGGGGCGTGAAAGTGTTAGGCAATTACGATGCGTGTCGGCGCGTAGCCTATGAAAATATCGAGGACTTAAGCCAGGCCGGCATTCATTATGCGGAGCTGCGCTTTAGCCCAAGTTATATGGCCATGCATCACGAGCTAGACCCACAAGGCGTGGTGGAAGCCGTGCTCGATGGCGTAGCGGCGGGCAGTCGTGACTTTGGTATTCCCGTAAACCTAATCGGCATTATGAGCCGCACCTTTGGCCAAGCCGCTTGTGAACAAGAGCTGGCGGCCTGCTTGGCCTATAAAGACAGACTCGTGGCCATGGACTTAGCCGGCGATGAGTTGGGTTTTCCTGGGGAGTTATTCGTGGCGCATTTTAAACGAGTGCGTGATGCGGGCCTGCGCGTGACCGTGCATGCCGGCGAAGCCGCCGGCAGCAGCAGTATCTGGCAAGCCATTAAAGAATTAGGTGCTGAGCGCATCGGCCACGGCGTAAACGCCATAGAGGATGAAGCTTTGCTCGATTATTTAGCCGAGCACGATATCGGCATCGAATCCTGCCTCACCTCTAATCTGCAAACCAGTACCATAACGGATTTGAGCGTCCATCCCATTCATACCTTTTTAGCCCGCGATATTAGAGTCTGTTTAAATACCGACGACCCAGCAGTGCAAGGCATAGAGCTGCGCCATGAATACAGCACCGCAGCTAAAGCCGCGGGCTTAACCCCCGCACATATTCGCCGTTGCCAAGAAAATGGCCTCGCAATGGCGTTTATGAGTGTCGAGCAAAGAGCCAGCCTGACGGCAGCCGTAAATTAA
- the hemN gene encoding oxygen-independent coproporphyrinogen III oxidase gives MTAQIAWDQALIEKYNYSGPRYTSYPTALEFNSDFGMPELEVAAGRYPERPLSLYVHIPFCHKLCYYCGCNKVITRHQSKADPYLDYLELEIKHLAPLFADRTVTQLHWGGGTPTFLTEPQIRRLNSLLREHFNFAEQGEYSIEIDPRKIELSLLDVLKEVGFNRISLGVQDFNKAVQQVVNRDQDNDFIKALVLRAAELGFRSTNLDLIYGLPLQTPQSFQHTLKEIVALKPARLSVFNYAHIPSRFAAQRKLNEADMPSPANKLLMLEQSIHFLTEQGYQFIGMDHFALPDDSLAIAQREGKLHRNFQGYTTQGDCDLLGLGVSAISMIGDAYSQNKKDLKEYYSQLSALGHAQTVGYALDEDDCLRRDLIKTLICNFELDFAPLEVEYNIKFTDYFADDLILLQTFIDDELVTLSDTGIKVTLKGELLIRNICMCFDVHLRRQARMQQFSRVI, from the coding sequence ATGACCGCACAAATTGCTTGGGATCAGGCGCTGATCGAAAAATATAATTACTCTGGGCCGCGTTATACTTCGTATCCCACGGCGCTGGAGTTTAATAGCGACTTTGGCATGCCAGAGCTGGAAGTGGCCGCCGGCCGTTATCCCGAGCGCCCCTTATCTTTATATGTGCATATCCCGTTTTGTCATAAGCTCTGCTATTACTGCGGCTGCAATAAAGTTATTACTCGCCATCAGAGCAAAGCTGATCCTTATCTCGACTACTTAGAGCTAGAGATCAAGCACCTAGCTCCCTTGTTTGCTGATCGTACCGTGACCCAACTGCACTGGGGCGGTGGCACACCCACCTTTTTAACTGAGCCGCAAATTCGCCGCTTAAATAGCCTGTTACGCGAGCATTTCAACTTTGCCGAGCAAGGCGAATACAGCATCGAAATCGATCCGCGTAAAATTGAGCTGAGCTTGCTAGATGTGCTCAAAGAGGTGGGTTTTAATCGCATCAGCTTAGGCGTACAAGATTTTAATAAAGCGGTGCAGCAAGTGGTCAATCGAGACCAAGATAACGACTTTATTAAGGCGCTGGTGCTGCGCGCCGCCGAGTTAGGCTTTCGCTCTACTAACCTCGACTTAATTTACGGCTTGCCGCTGCAAACCCCCCAAAGCTTTCAACACACCTTAAAAGAAATAGTTGCGCTCAAACCCGCTCGCTTATCGGTATTTAACTACGCCCATATTCCGAGCCGCTTTGCTGCCCAGCGCAAATTGAATGAAGCGGATATGCCCAGCCCTGCCAACAAACTGCTGATGCTTGAGCAAAGCATTCACTTTTTGACTGAACAGGGTTATCAGTTTATCGGCATGGATCACTTCGCACTGCCTGACGATAGCTTGGCCATCGCCCAGCGCGAAGGTAAATTGCACCGTAACTTTCAGGGTTACACCACTCAAGGCGACTGTGATTTATTAGGTTTAGGGGTGTCGGCGATCAGCATGATTGGCGATGCCTACTCACAGAATAAAAAAGACTTAAAAGAGTATTACAGCCAGCTGTCTGCGCTCGGCCATGCCCAAACCGTGGGTTACGCCTTAGATGAAGATGACTGCTTGCGCCGCGATTTAATCAAAACCTTAATCTGTAACTTCGAGCTGGACTTTGCCCCGTTAGAGGTAGAGTACAACATCAAGTTTACCGATTACTTCGCCGACGATTTAATCTTGCTGCAAACCTTTATCGACGATGAATTGGTCACGCTCAGCGACACCGGCATTAAAGTGACGCTCAAGGGCGAGCTATTGATCCGCAATATCTGCATGTGCTTTGACGTACATCTACGCCGCCAAGCCAGAATGCAACAGTTCTCGAGAGTGATTTAA
- the glnL gene encoding nitrogen regulation protein NR(II): MSDPPSSKLSSALTLETRALLDNLLTGVLVVDAQLQVLFANTAAEQLLPLSKRRLQGGAVYLHDEDAALDISLDLARIRHCISLEQGFTDSEVQLTIEGLSRWVEVSVTPLPAAFICTPPICKPSADHPIAEQTAQPALSQGLALVEIHLIDQQKKISQELQQRTQQQVARELVRGLAHEIKNPLGGLRGAAQLLERELEQELGRGDLKEFTQLIIAQADRLSNLVDRLLGPQRIGQRQAVNLHAVLERVRQLVALELPAAITLVRDYDPSIPELEVEPEQLEQALLNIVRNAAQALTEQAEFSTGQILLKTRTAHQVMLQGQRYRLAATIHIIDNGPGIAEILRDTLFYPMVTGRQGGTGLGLSLAQDIIQQHNGRIESHSRPGHTEFIIYLPLKH; this comes from the coding sequence ATGTCAGATCCCCCCTCCAGCAAACTATCATCCGCATTAACGCTAGAAACCAGAGCCCTGTTAGACAATCTGCTCACCGGCGTGTTAGTCGTGGACGCTCAATTGCAGGTACTTTTCGCTAATACCGCCGCCGAACAATTGCTGCCGCTGAGTAAACGTCGCTTACAAGGTGGGGCTGTGTATCTGCATGATGAAGACGCGGCCTTAGATATTTCGCTGGATTTAGCACGTATTCGCCACTGCATAAGTCTTGAACAAGGTTTTACTGACAGCGAAGTGCAACTCACCATTGAAGGTCTGTCCCGCTGGGTAGAGGTGAGTGTTACGCCCTTGCCGGCGGCTTTTATTTGCACGCCCCCGATTTGTAAACCCTCAGCCGATCACCCAATCGCGGAACAGACCGCTCAGCCAGCCTTGAGCCAAGGCCTAGCCTTGGTTGAAATTCATCTGATCGATCAGCAAAAGAAAATCAGCCAAGAATTGCAGCAACGCACGCAACAACAAGTGGCCCGCGAGCTGGTGCGTGGGCTGGCCCATGAAATAAAAAATCCACTCGGCGGCTTGCGGGGCGCGGCGCAATTATTAGAGCGTGAATTAGAGCAAGAGCTAGGCCGTGGGGATCTGAAAGAATTTACCCAGCTGATCATCGCTCAGGCGGATCGCTTATCTAACTTAGTTGACCGGTTATTAGGCCCGCAGCGTATAGGCCAGCGCCAAGCGGTGAACCTGCACGCAGTATTAGAGCGGGTGCGCCAATTAGTGGCCCTAGAATTACCCGCCGCCATTACCTTAGTTCGCGATTATGATCCCAGCATTCCCGAGCTAGAAGTCGAGCCCGAGCAACTGGAGCAGGCGCTGCTTAATATAGTGCGCAACGCCGCTCAAGCATTAACTGAGCAAGCCGAGTTTTCCACAGGGCAAATTTTGTTAAAAACCCGCACCGCGCATCAGGTCATGTTACAAGGACAGCGCTATCGACTGGCCGCCACCATTCACATTATTGATAACGGCCCCGGCATCGCAGAGATCTTGCGTGACACCTTGTTCTACCCCATGGTGACGGGGCGCCAAGGCGGTACTGGTTTAGGGTTATCGCTGGCTCAAGATATTATTCAGCAACATAATGGCCGCATCGAAAGTCACAGTCGGCCCGGCCATACGGAATTTATTATTTACCTGCCACTGAAGCACTAA